The following are from one region of the Cyanobium gracile PCC 6307 genome:
- a CDS encoding efflux RND transporter periplasmic adaptor subunit, protein MIGHPSRPPLPGALTWRLRRSGTNFPAAAAALLGATLLGACQAEAPPGRPPLSVRAEPATLAPFTDNVDTVSTLEAIEEVRLAAQAGGRIERLVVGQGDKVAAGQILLVLDQAQARADVARLEAEVQTNKLNYERYEYLVRQGAASAFQRDEFRQRYLSSRQDLVARRADLAFRDLKAPIAGTIGDVQVKLGDVIAAGDPFTTIIRNDRLMARVDVPAVFSSRLRVGQTVILMDPATNKPMAQGVVGSLDPGVVAGTQSLLAKAEFANPGGVLRTGLRTRTRLVLDSRQELSVPFAAVTQISGQSFVYEVGSLADLERRPGRADLAVARKLPAGTSFALQTPVQLGPLQNNRYPVLKGLQPGTRVITTNLINLRNGAPVKVN, encoded by the coding sequence GTGATCGGCCATCCGAGCAGGCCGCCTCTACCCGGGGCACTAACGTGGCGCCTGCGACGCTCCGGCACCAACTTCCCGGCGGCTGCCGCCGCCCTTCTTGGCGCCACCCTGCTGGGGGCCTGCCAGGCGGAAGCCCCTCCGGGCCGGCCGCCGCTCTCGGTGCGCGCCGAGCCGGCCACCCTGGCTCCCTTCACCGACAACGTCGACACCGTCAGCACCCTTGAGGCCATCGAGGAGGTGCGCCTGGCGGCCCAGGCCGGCGGGCGGATCGAGCGGCTGGTGGTGGGCCAGGGCGACAAGGTGGCCGCCGGCCAGATCCTGCTGGTGCTCGACCAGGCCCAGGCCCGTGCCGATGTGGCCCGCCTGGAGGCGGAAGTCCAGACCAACAAGCTCAACTACGAGCGCTACGAGTACCTGGTGCGGCAGGGCGCCGCCAGCGCCTTCCAGCGAGATGAGTTCCGCCAGCGGTACCTCTCTTCACGGCAGGACCTGGTGGCGCGGCGGGCCGACCTGGCGTTCCGCGACCTCAAGGCTCCCATCGCCGGCACCATCGGCGATGTGCAGGTGAAGCTGGGGGATGTGATCGCCGCCGGCGATCCCTTCACCACGATCATCCGCAACGACCGGCTCATGGCCCGGGTGGATGTGCCGGCGGTGTTCTCCAGTCGCCTGCGGGTGGGACAGACGGTGATCCTCATGGATCCGGCCACCAACAAGCCGATGGCCCAGGGGGTGGTGGGTTCCCTTGACCCGGGCGTGGTGGCCGGCACCCAGTCCCTGCTGGCCAAGGCCGAGTTCGCCAATCCCGGCGGGGTGCTGCGCACCGGATTGCGCACCCGCACCCGGCTGGTGCTCGACAGCCGCCAGGAGCTGTCGGTTCCCTTCGCGGCCGTCACCCAGATCTCCGGCCAGAGCTTCGTCTACGAGGTGGGCAGCCTGGCCGATCTGGAGCGGCGCCCCGGCCGCGCCGACCTGGCGGTGGCCCGCAAGCTCCCCGCCGGCACCAGCTTCGCCCTGCAGACTCCCGTGCAGCTGGGCCCCCTGCAGAACAACCGCTATCCGGTGCTCAAGGGCCTGCAGCCCGGCACCCGCGTCATCACCACCAACCTGATCAACCTCCGCAACGGCGCGCCCGTCAAGGTGAACTGA
- a CDS encoding AAA family ATPase, whose protein sequence is MSDLFWHQGEQARRRIAPLADRLRPRSLDDFVGQAAILGPGRLLRRAIAADRVGNLILHGPPGTGKTTLARIIAGSTRAHFSSLNAVLAGVKDLRAEVDAAKQRLEHHGLRTILFIDEVHRFNSAQQDALLPWVENGTVTLIGATTENPYFEVNKALVSRSRLFRLQPLEPEDLRLLLERALADPEHGYGQRRVELAEEASAHLLDVAGGDARSLLNALELAVETTEADAGGVIRIDLAIAEESIQQRAVLYDKQGDAHFDTISAFIKSIRGSDPDAALFWLARMVEAGENPRFILRRLLISAGEDIGLADPQAIVVVEACAAAFDRVGLPEGLYPLAHATLYLAGTEKSNSSLGFFDAVKAVREARRQQVPAHLRDANRDGQAFGDGVGYRYPHAYADHWVAQQYLPRALQGEVFWQPGALGWEGGLRQRLQQRRAAQLAAAAETAADDRGDLLSSSPDDPLLSRWLQRQAGAEGERLDRLRRRFWEDTAIGRLDRVLVLEAHSLLWALDPLEAASEGEVVLVTPSAAVLDRLQAQLQLLDQLRRPRLLAAAPEAPEPLQAQLEPWPRLEGRFEWIAARQPWRSCTAEQRRAWLELLTALAAPGAGLRLLFTHPLLGPAGSLRAHLGGSGAGEARDALDTAASREQEWRAGEVELAERVQEGLEALGWSVQRRFWEEALELPLGDAVLERWFGRQASYRGHLAAVLPAAALRRLEALFRQRRGAALPQPLGHTLLLARRGTEP, encoded by the coding sequence GTGAGTGATCTGTTCTGGCATCAGGGCGAGCAGGCCAGGCGCAGGATCGCCCCGCTGGCGGATCGATTGCGGCCGCGCAGCCTCGACGACTTCGTGGGCCAGGCGGCGATCCTGGGTCCGGGGCGCCTGCTGCGTCGCGCCATCGCCGCCGACCGGGTCGGGAACCTAATCCTGCACGGCCCCCCCGGCACCGGCAAGACGACGCTCGCGCGGATCATCGCCGGCAGCACCCGGGCCCACTTCAGCAGCCTCAACGCCGTGCTGGCCGGCGTCAAGGACCTGCGCGCCGAGGTGGACGCCGCCAAGCAGCGGCTGGAGCACCACGGCCTGCGCACGATCCTGTTCATCGATGAGGTGCACCGCTTCAACAGCGCCCAGCAGGACGCCCTGCTGCCCTGGGTGGAGAACGGCACCGTCACCCTGATCGGCGCCACCACCGAAAACCCCTACTTCGAGGTCAACAAGGCCCTGGTCAGCCGCTCCCGCCTGTTCCGCCTCCAGCCCCTGGAGCCGGAAGACCTGCGGCTCCTGCTCGAGCGGGCCCTGGCCGATCCCGAACACGGCTACGGCCAGCGCCGCGTCGAACTGGCCGAGGAGGCGAGCGCCCACCTCCTGGACGTGGCGGGAGGCGATGCCCGCAGCCTGCTCAACGCCCTCGAACTGGCGGTGGAGACCACCGAAGCCGATGCAGGCGGCGTGATCCGCATCGACCTGGCCATCGCCGAGGAATCGATCCAGCAGCGGGCGGTGCTCTACGACAAGCAGGGGGATGCCCACTTCGACACCATCAGCGCCTTCATCAAGTCGATCCGGGGCTCCGACCCCGATGCGGCCCTGTTCTGGCTGGCGCGGATGGTGGAGGCCGGCGAGAACCCCCGCTTCATCCTGCGGCGCCTGCTGATCTCCGCCGGTGAGGACATCGGCCTGGCCGATCCCCAGGCCATCGTCGTGGTGGAGGCCTGCGCCGCCGCCTTCGACCGGGTGGGTCTGCCGGAGGGGCTTTACCCCCTGGCCCACGCCACCCTCTACCTGGCCGGCACCGAGAAGAGCAACAGCAGCCTCGGCTTCTTCGATGCGGTCAAGGCGGTGCGCGAGGCCCGGCGCCAGCAGGTGCCCGCCCATCTGCGCGACGCCAACCGGGATGGCCAGGCCTTCGGCGATGGGGTGGGCTACCGCTACCCCCACGCCTATGCCGACCACTGGGTGGCCCAGCAGTACCTGCCCCGGGCGCTGCAGGGGGAGGTGTTCTGGCAGCCGGGGGCCCTGGGCTGGGAAGGGGGGCTGCGTCAACGGCTGCAGCAGCGCCGGGCCGCCCAGCTGGCCGCCGCGGCCGAAACGGCCGCCGACGATCGGGGCGACCTGCTCAGCAGCAGCCCGGACGACCCCCTGCTGAGCCGCTGGCTGCAGCGCCAGGCCGGGGCGGAGGGCGAACGGCTCGACCGGCTGCGCCGCCGCTTCTGGGAGGACACCGCCATCGGCCGCCTCGACCGGGTGCTGGTGCTGGAGGCCCACTCCCTGCTCTGGGCCCTTGATCCGCTCGAAGCGGCCAGCGAGGGTGAGGTGGTGCTGGTCACGCCATCGGCGGCAGTGCTCGATCGCCTCCAGGCCCAGCTGCAGCTGCTGGATCAGCTGCGACGTCCCCGCCTGCTGGCCGCGGCGCCGGAGGCGCCCGAGCCGCTGCAGGCCCAGCTGGAGCCATGGCCCCGCCTGGAGGGGCGCTTCGAATGGATCGCGGCGCGCCAACCCTGGCGGAGCTGCACGGCCGAGCAGCGGCGGGCCTGGCTTGAGCTGCTCACGGCCCTGGCGGCCCCCGGCGCCGGGCTTCGTCTGCTGTTCACCCATCCCCTGCTGGGGCCGGCGGGCAGCCTGCGCGCCCATCTCGGCGGGAGCGGTGCCGGCGAGGCCCGGGACGCCCTCGACACCGCAGCCTCCCGGGAACAGGAGTGGCGGGCTGGGGAGGTGGAGCTGGCCGAGAGGGTGCAGGAGGGCCTCGAAGCTCTGGGATGGAGCGTGCAGCGGCGCTTCTGGGAGGAGGCGCTCGAACTTCCCCTGGGTGACGCCGTGCTGGAGCGCTGGTTCGGCCGCCAAGCCAGCTACCGCGGGCATCTGGCCGCCGTGCTGCCGGCCGCTGCCCTGCGGCGCCTCGAAGCCCTGTTCCGGCAGCGGCGCGGGGCCGCCCTGCCCCAGCCCCTGGGGCACACCCTGCTGCTGGCCCGACGCGGCACGGAGCCATGA
- a CDS encoding alpha/beta hydrolase gives MGRLIGKSTSPPVFKRILAGLFVGTAVTASVLPASAAVDNDLPVRWNTGGAVWSTNQSAFDTFLDSGDITDRGLEGGLARSGWTSDEVKSGMNKTYAVNLVGVSRFLYSDAGVKFLKNATNSYFPYYSMNTYAVQALRSAIISDAKDGSISSAGIMKALPTDFRLADFCNTYTGAQNICAEGRCQPGTAQCTSLLSWYVFLPACIQANQMADPVAMVRETPAAPAPMMQEPVRGLW, from the coding sequence ATGGGTAGGTTGATAGGGAAGTCAACATCGCCTCCCGTGTTCAAGAGAATTCTCGCCGGTCTCTTTGTGGGAACGGCCGTCACGGCCTCCGTGCTTCCCGCCTCCGCGGCCGTGGACAACGATCTGCCTGTCCGCTGGAACACTGGTGGTGCCGTGTGGTCCACCAACCAGTCCGCCTTTGACACCTTCCTTGACTCCGGTGACATCACCGACCGTGGTCTGGAAGGCGGTCTGGCCCGCTCCGGCTGGACTTCCGACGAAGTCAAGTCGGGCATGAACAAGACCTACGCCGTCAATCTGGTGGGGGTGTCCCGCTTCCTGTACTCCGATGCGGGTGTGAAGTTCCTGAAGAACGCCACCAACAGCTACTTCCCGTACTACAGCATGAACACCTATGCGGTTCAGGCTCTGCGGTCGGCGATCATCTCCGATGCCAAGGACGGTTCAATCTCCTCGGCCGGCATCATGAAGGCCCTCCCCACCGACTTCCGTCTGGCTGATTTCTGCAACACCTACACCGGTGCGCAGAACATTTGTGCAGAAGGTCGCTGCCAGCCCGGCACCGCCCAGTGCACCTCGCTGCTCTCCTGGTACGTCTTCCTGCCCGCCTGCATCCAGGCCAACCAGATGGCCGACCCTGTCGCCATGGTCCGCGAGACCCCCGCGGCTCCCGCCCCGATGATGCAGGAGCCGGTCCGCGGCCTCTGGTGA
- the bcp gene encoding thioredoxin-dependent thiol peroxidase produces MALQVGDPAPDFTLPDQTGEAVSLAALRGQRVVIYFYPKDDTPGCTKEACNFRDRWSAFETHGIRVLGISKDGAASHGKFVAKYDLPFTLLTDAEPCPVAEAYGSYGLKKFMGKEYMGMMRHTFVVDADGKLERIYLKVKAEEMADQILEDLGLA; encoded by the coding sequence ATGGCCCTGCAGGTGGGAGATCCAGCCCCCGACTTCACCCTCCCCGATCAGACCGGTGAAGCCGTGTCCCTCGCCGCGCTGCGGGGCCAGCGGGTGGTGATTTACTTCTATCCGAAGGACGACACGCCGGGCTGCACCAAGGAGGCCTGCAACTTCCGGGACCGCTGGAGCGCCTTTGAAACCCACGGCATTCGGGTGCTGGGGATCAGCAAGGACGGGGCGGCCAGCCACGGCAAGTTCGTCGCCAAGTACGACCTGCCCTTCACCCTGCTGACCGACGCCGAGCCCTGTCCCGTGGCCGAGGCCTACGGAAGCTATGGACTGAAGAAGTTCATGGGCAAGGAGTACATGGGCATGATGCGGCACACCTTCGTCGTCGACGCCGACGGCAAGTTGGAGCGCATCTATCTCAAGGTGAAGGCCGAGGAGATGGCCGATCAGATCCTCGAGGACCTGGGCCTGGCCTGA
- a CDS encoding type III pantothenate kinase: MAGRQPRWLLIGNSRWHWAVADGDSGGGSSGAGLRFVHLPSPASAVEPPLAWAAVGPVPPEAALSDASRLKLEDVPLAGSPPWLGIDRALAGWWAHRLVGGPVLVADAGTVLSLTRVDGQGRFAGGRLMAGAALQLAAMGSGTAALPSLEGDLEAGGEDWPLATAAAMRCGVLEGLAAAVLEAGRQVRREEPRCTIVLTGGDGPALLPLLRRWLELGEDALRHHPELCLEALVALCPAGPEGAAQARPRSSRI; this comes from the coding sequence GTGGCGGGGCGCCAGCCCCGCTGGCTGTTGATCGGCAACAGCCGCTGGCACTGGGCCGTGGCCGACGGGGACAGCGGCGGCGGGTCTTCCGGGGCGGGCCTGCGGTTCGTCCACCTGCCGTCGCCGGCCTCGGCGGTGGAGCCGCCCCTGGCCTGGGCGGCGGTGGGCCCGGTGCCCCCGGAGGCCGCCCTGAGCGACGCATCGCGTCTGAAGCTTGAGGATGTGCCCCTGGCCGGATCCCCCCCCTGGCTTGGCATCGACCGGGCCCTGGCGGGCTGGTGGGCGCACCGGCTGGTGGGCGGCCCGGTGCTGGTGGCCGATGCCGGCACGGTGCTGAGCCTCACCCGGGTGGACGGGCAGGGCCGCTTCGCCGGTGGCCGGCTGATGGCGGGGGCCGCCCTGCAGCTGGCCGCCATGGGGTCGGGGACCGCGGCGCTGCCCAGCCTGGAGGGGGACCTGGAGGCCGGCGGGGAGGACTGGCCGCTGGCCACGGCGGCGGCCATGCGTTGCGGGGTGCTGGAGGGTCTGGCGGCCGCGGTGCTGGAGGCGGGCCGCCAGGTCCGCAGGGAGGAGCCCCGCTGCACGATCGTGCTCACCGGCGGTGACGGGCCGGCCCTGCTGCCGCTGCTGCGGCGCTGGCTGGAGCTGGGGGAGGACGCCCTGAGGCACCACCCCGAGCTCTGTCTGGAGGCGCTGGTGGCTCTGTGTCCGGCTGGGCCGGAGGGTGCGGCTCAGGCCAGGCCCAGGTCCTCGAGGATCTGA
- a CDS encoding phosphoadenylyl-sulfate reductase produces MVSFPLTASTSPARGAADLNAALQALPRDRHGAAIDLDATRAGLEPLDAIGRMRWAQEAFAGHFAVTTSFGIQSAVMLHMVSALDGFGGWPAIPVLWVDTGYLPPETYRYADELCDRLKLDLHVLQADLSPARMEALHGRLWETGTPEDMRTYNRIRKVEPLDRGLEQLQVHCWASGVRAGQTDHRGAMHCLDPVRQRWSLRPLLAWSRRDVFYYMQEHELPQHPLFEKGYSTVGDWHTSAPDDGTTNGRATRFGGLQQECGIHLPGLMGEGI; encoded by the coding sequence ATGGTGTCCTTCCCCCTCACGGCGTCCACCAGCCCCGCGCGCGGTGCGGCGGACCTGAATGCGGCTCTCCAGGCACTGCCCCGCGATCGCCATGGCGCTGCCATCGATCTCGACGCCACCCGGGCCGGCCTTGAGCCCCTCGATGCGATCGGGCGGATGCGCTGGGCCCAGGAGGCGTTCGCCGGTCATTTCGCCGTCACCACGAGCTTCGGCATCCAGTCGGCGGTGATGCTGCACATGGTCAGCGCCCTCGATGGCTTTGGGGGCTGGCCGGCGATCCCGGTGCTCTGGGTCGACACCGGCTACCTGCCGCCCGAGACCTACCGCTACGCCGACGAACTCTGCGATCGCCTCAAGCTGGATCTGCACGTGCTGCAGGCCGACCTGAGCCCGGCCCGAATGGAGGCCCTGCACGGCCGGCTCTGGGAGACGGGGACGCCGGAAGACATGCGCACCTACAACCGCATCCGCAAGGTCGAACCCCTCGACCGGGGCCTGGAGCAGCTGCAGGTGCACTGCTGGGCCAGCGGGGTGCGGGCCGGCCAGACCGACCACCGCGGCGCCATGCACTGCCTGGATCCGGTCCGCCAGCGCTGGTCGCTGCGGCCCCTGCTCGCCTGGAGCCGCCGCGACGTCTTCTATTACATGCAGGAGCACGAGCTGCCCCAGCACCCGCTGTTCGAGAAGGGCTATTCCACCGTCGGTGACTGGCATACCAGCGCCCCCGACGACGGCACCACGAACGGCCGGGCCACCCGCTTCGGCGGTCTGCAGCAGGAGTGCGGCATCCACCTCCCGGGCCTGATGGGCGAGGGCATCTGA
- a CDS encoding NAD(P)/FAD-dependent oxidoreductase → MQGHPNPARNPAHKPVQNNVVIVGGGFGGLYTALALAQRKHHPPVLLIEPNDRFLFLPLLYELLSGELRGWEIAPRYDGLLAGRGLAWLQDRVERIDTDGHRLHTAGGRTIAYGRLVLATGAESNTFAVPGADRHSLGFRSLADVERLQRLVADLRQQPRPLQRLAVVGAGPTGVELACKLADMAQGSAVIELIEQGPQLLPQARAFNREQAALALQRRDVRLRTRTQVEAVEAEAITLRCHPDGDSPAHAETLAVRAVVWTAGLSFRPPRIDPAPACDSRGRLLCGPDLRLRDHEGLFVAGDLAAPVDPEDTTPPATAQVAFQQAPVLAANLIRSLAGEPLEPFHWNDLGEMMSLGVGEASLTAAGVTLAGPAAYQLRRLAYLTRLPGRSHQWRVAAGWLADWKP, encoded by the coding sequence ATGCAAGGGCACCCGAATCCGGCCCGGAATCCGGCCCACAAACCGGTCCAGAACAACGTTGTCATCGTCGGGGGTGGCTTCGGCGGCCTGTACACCGCCCTGGCCCTGGCCCAGCGGAAGCACCACCCCCCCGTCCTGCTCATCGAGCCGAACGACCGCTTCCTCTTCCTGCCCCTCCTCTACGAGCTTCTGAGCGGCGAGCTGCGCGGCTGGGAGATCGCGCCCCGCTACGACGGCCTGCTGGCCGGCCGCGGCCTGGCCTGGCTGCAGGACCGGGTGGAGCGGATCGACACCGATGGCCATCGGCTCCACACCGCCGGGGGCCGCACCATTGCCTACGGTCGCCTGGTGCTCGCCACGGGCGCCGAGAGCAACACCTTCGCGGTGCCGGGGGCCGATCGCCACAGCCTGGGCTTCCGCAGCCTGGCCGATGTGGAGCGGCTCCAGCGCCTCGTGGCCGACCTCCGGCAGCAGCCCAGACCCCTGCAGCGCCTCGCCGTGGTGGGCGCCGGTCCGACCGGGGTCGAGCTGGCCTGCAAGCTCGCCGACATGGCCCAGGGCAGCGCCGTGATCGAACTGATCGAGCAGGGCCCCCAGCTGCTGCCCCAGGCCAGGGCCTTCAACCGGGAGCAGGCCGCCCTGGCCCTGCAGCGCCGCGATGTACGCCTGCGCACCCGCACCCAGGTGGAGGCGGTGGAGGCCGAGGCGATCACGCTTCGCTGCCATCCGGACGGGGACAGCCCTGCCCACGCCGAAACCCTGGCCGTCCGGGCGGTCGTCTGGACCGCCGGGTTGAGCTTCCGCCCCCCCCGGATCGACCCCGCTCCCGCCTGCGACAGCCGCGGCCGCCTGCTCTGCGGGCCCGATCTTCGCCTGCGGGACCACGAGGGCCTCTTCGTCGCCGGCGATCTGGCCGCCCCGGTGGACCCGGAGGACACGACCCCTCCGGCCACGGCCCAGGTGGCCTTCCAGCAGGCCCCGGTGCTGGCCGCCAACCTGATCCGCTCCCTGGCGGGAGAACCCCTGGAACCCTTCCACTGGAACGATCTGGGCGAGATGATGAGCCTCGGCGTCGGCGAAGCCAGCCTCACTGCCGCCGGCGTCACCCTGGCCGGGCCGGCCGCCTACCAGCTGCGTCGCCTGGCCTACCTCACCCGCCTGCCGGGCCGGTCCCATCAATGGCGGGTGGCCGCCGGCTGGCTGGCCGACTGGAAGCCATGA
- a CDS encoding HAD-IA family hydrolase, translating to MTAASAPAPPWPRPRGLLLDAMGTLIGLRASVGATYAAVAAEHGIDVAPAAIDRAFPGVLRQAPPLAFPGLDGDRLLEAERRWWGDRIDAVLATAAPAALHHALFDRFADPSLWRVYPDVPAVLRRWHGAGLRLAVVSNFDRRLQPLLEGLGLADLFEAVVVSSSAGAAKPSPQPFRIALESVGLEASQVWHVGDSPEDGAGARAAGVRCLLVRRP from the coding sequence ATGACAGCGGCCTCCGCCCCGGCGCCCCCCTGGCCGCGGCCCCGCGGCCTGCTGCTCGATGCCATGGGCACCCTGATCGGCCTGCGGGCCTCAGTCGGGGCCACCTATGCCGCCGTGGCCGCCGAGCACGGCATCGACGTCGCCCCTGCGGCCATCGACCGGGCCTTTCCGGGCGTGCTGCGGCAGGCCCCGCCCCTGGCCTTCCCCGGCCTCGATGGCGATCGCCTGCTGGAAGCCGAGCGCCGCTGGTGGGGCGATCGCATTGATGCCGTACTGGCCACCGCCGCCCCGGCGGCCCTCCACCACGCCCTGTTCGATCGCTTCGCCGACCCCTCCCTGTGGCGTGTCTACCCCGATGTGCCGGCGGTGCTGCGCCGCTGGCACGGGGCGGGGCTGCGCCTGGCCGTGGTCAGCAACTTCGACCGTCGGCTGCAGCCGCTGCTGGAGGGCCTGGGCCTGGCCGATCTGTTCGAGGCGGTGGTGGTCTCCAGCAGCGCCGGGGCCGCCAAGCCGTCGCCCCAGCCCTTCCGGATCGCGCTGGAGTCCGTCGGTCTGGAGGCGTCCCAGGTCTGGCACGTGGGCGACAGCCCGGAGGATGGGGCCGGGGCCCGGGCCGCCGGGGTGCGTTGCCTGCTGGTGCGTCGTCCTTGA
- a CDS encoding peroxiredoxin produces MTLQLGDTVPDFTQESQLGPINLYDFAGDSWVVLFSHPADYTPVCTTELGEVSRLRAEWEKRNVKTIALSVDSAESHKGWIGDINETQNTTVDYPILADSDKKVSSLYGMIHPNSLSNLTVRSVFIIDPSKKLRLQITYPASTGRNFDEILRVIDSLQLTDHHQVATPVNWKEGDDCVVVPSIPTDEARAKFPKGVTEIRPYLRMTPQPNK; encoded by the coding sequence ATGACCCTGCAACTGGGCGACACCGTTCCCGATTTCACTCAGGAGTCCCAGCTCGGCCCGATCAACCTCTACGACTTCGCCGGCGACAGCTGGGTGGTGCTCTTCTCCCATCCCGCCGACTACACCCCCGTCTGCACCACCGAACTGGGTGAGGTCTCGCGGCTGCGGGCCGAATGGGAGAAGCGGAATGTCAAGACGATCGCACTGAGCGTCGATTCCGCCGAGAGCCACAAGGGCTGGATCGGCGACATCAACGAAACCCAGAACACCACGGTCGATTATCCGATTCTCGCTGACAGCGACAAGAAGGTCAGCAGCCTTTACGGCATGATTCACCCCAACTCCCTCAGCAACCTCACGGTGCGCTCGGTGTTCATCATCGACCCCAGCAAGAAGCTGCGTCTGCAGATCACCTATCCCGCCAGCACGGGCCGCAACTTCGATGAGATCCTGCGGGTGATCGATTCCCTGCAGCTCACCGACCACCACCAGGTGGCAACACCGGTGAACTGGAAAGAGGGTGACGACTGCGTCGTGGTGCCCTCGATCCCCACCGACGAGGCCCGGGCGAAGTTTCCCAAGGGTGTCACCGAGATCCGTCCCTATCTGCGGATGACCCCCCAGCCGAACAAATGA
- a CDS encoding potassium transporter TrkG, with translation MIRRQGWRHRLTVPQFTVVTGVLVITFGTVLLASPLCSSDEVGLWEALFTVTSAITVTGLSIIDVGAELTFAGQVTLAGLILTGGLGLMAITTFLQGFVQGRSGLRQRLDKGRALDDFGVGGIGPTLNQILLIAGIVIGIGTVTLYNFGFTDIPDKGQRLWASLFHCISAYNNAGFGLWRDNLVGYRSQPVVNAVIGLLIVMGGIGWRVTNDIWVNRFRLARIRRLSLHTRLVIRTTIVLIVLGAVGLLFTEHFATEGMVEQLSLWDKLQVTIFQSITTRTAGFNTVPLSLETISDSGLLLMIMLMFIGASPGGTGGGIKTTTFAALIAATRSTLRGHDEVVVRNREIPLKVILKAVGVTLGSGLFILLMALLLGLGNTTAGTPGSEAFTFLEKLFTCVSAFGTVGLDVGVTSQLNRWGQLVLMVGMFVGRIGILLMLSAVYGSRPQNRVGFPREELYI, from the coding sequence ATGATCCGACGGCAGGGTTGGCGGCACAGGCTGACGGTGCCGCAGTTCACGGTGGTGACCGGCGTGCTGGTGATCACCTTCGGCACTGTGCTGCTGGCCAGTCCGCTCTGCTCCAGCGATGAGGTGGGCCTCTGGGAGGCCCTCTTCACCGTCACTTCGGCGATCACCGTCACCGGCCTCTCGATCATCGACGTGGGGGCCGAACTCACCTTTGCCGGCCAGGTAACCCTGGCCGGACTGATCCTCACCGGTGGCCTGGGTCTGATGGCGATCACCACCTTCCTCCAGGGCTTCGTCCAGGGGCGCTCCGGCCTGCGCCAGCGTCTCGATAAGGGCCGTGCCCTGGACGATTTCGGTGTGGGCGGCATCGGCCCCACCCTCAACCAGATTCTCCTGATCGCAGGGATCGTCATCGGGATCGGCACAGTGACGCTCTACAACTTCGGCTTCACCGATATCCCGGACAAGGGCCAACGGCTCTGGGCCTCCCTGTTCCACTGCATCAGCGCCTACAACAACGCCGGCTTCGGCCTGTGGCGCGACAACCTGGTCGGTTACCGCAGCCAGCCGGTCGTCAATGCGGTGATCGGCCTGCTGATCGTGATGGGCGGCATCGGCTGGAGGGTCACCAACGACATCTGGGTGAACCGCTTCCGGCTGGCCCGCATCCGCCGCCTCAGCCTCCACACCCGCCTTGTCATACGCACCACGATCGTGCTGATCGTGCTGGGGGCCGTGGGCCTGCTGTTCACCGAGCACTTCGCCACCGAGGGGATGGTGGAGCAGCTGAGTCTCTGGGACAAGCTTCAGGTGACGATCTTCCAGTCGATCACCACCCGCACCGCCGGCTTCAACACCGTGCCGCTGTCCCTTGAGACGATCTCCGATTCGGGACTGCTGCTGATGATCATGCTGATGTTCATCGGCGCCAGCCCCGGCGGCACCGGCGGCGGCATCAAGACCACCACCTTCGCGGCCCTGATCGCCGCCACCCGCTCCACCCTGCGCGGCCACGACGAGGTGGTGGTCCGCAACAGGGAGATCCCCCTCAAGGTGATCCTCAAGGCGGTGGGCGTCACCCTGGGCTCAGGTCTGTTCATCCTGCTGATGGCCCTGCTGCTGGGGCTCGGCAACACCACCGCCGGCACCCCCGGGAGCGAGGCCTTCACCTTCCTGGAGAAGCTGTTCACCTGCGTCTCCGCCTTCGGCACCGTGGGCCTCGATGTCGGCGTGACGAGTCAGCTCAACCGCTGGGGCCAGCTGGTGCTGATGGTGGGCATGTTCGTGGGCCGGATCGGTATTCTCCTCATGCTCTCTGCGGTCTACGGCAGCCGGCCCCAGAATCGGGTGGGTTTCCCCCGCGAAGAGCTCTACATCTGA
- a CDS encoding potassium channel family protein, which translates to MNQWWQWQGSETDTSNSYAVIGVGRFGSAVCKELLRHGAEVLAIDNNQRAIDELRQMDPAIEARVVDCTDEEALRAAGALDVGTVVVAISEPIGASITATLIVKDGEGSRVRQVIARATSDLHEKMLRRVGADKVVFPSKMQGTRLGMELVRPNLLERLRLDDRNSIEEIKVPGSFVGQSLRDLNLRKNYNVSVLAAGPANQLTVNPPASHVLNASELLVVMGSSEALEALPSH; encoded by the coding sequence ATGAATCAGTGGTGGCAGTGGCAGGGAAGCGAGACCGACACCTCCAACAGCTACGCCGTGATCGGCGTCGGCCGCTTCGGCAGTGCCGTGTGCAAGGAGCTCCTGCGCCACGGGGCCGAGGTGCTGGCGATCGACAACAACCAGCGGGCCATCGATGAGCTGCGCCAGATGGATCCCGCCATTGAGGCCCGCGTGGTGGACTGCACCGACGAGGAGGCCCTGAGGGCCGCCGGCGCCCTCGACGTGGGCACGGTGGTGGTGGCGATCAGCGAACCGATCGGCGCCAGCATCACGGCCACCCTGATCGTCAAGGACGGCGAAGGCAGCCGGGTCCGGCAGGTGATCGCTAGGGCCACCAGCGATCTTCACGAGAAGATGCTGCGGCGCGTCGGCGCCGACAAGGTGGTCTTCCCCTCGAAGATGCAGGGGACCCGCCTGGGCATGGAGCTGGTCCGGCCCAACCTTCTCGAGCGGCTGCGGCTCGACGACCGCAACAGCATCGAGGAGATCAAGGTGCCCGGCTCCTTCGTCGGCCAGTCGCTGCGGGATCTGAATCTCCGCAAGAACTACAACGTCAGCGTGCTGGCCGCGGGCCCCGCCAACCAGCTCACGGTCAACCCGCCCGCCTCCCATGTGCTCAACGCCTCCGAGCTGCTGGTGGTGATGGGCAGCAGCGAAGCCCTCGAGGCCCTGCCTTCCCACTGA